From the Carassius gibelio isolate Cgi1373 ecotype wild population from Czech Republic chromosome B25, carGib1.2-hapl.c, whole genome shotgun sequence genome, one window contains:
- the LOC128013846 gene encoding nuclear receptor ROR-beta-like, with product MRAQIEVIPCKICGDKSSGIHYGVITCEGCKGFFRRSQQNNAMYSCSRQRNCLIDRTNRNRCQHCRLQKCLALGMSRDAVKFGRMSKKQRDSLYAEVQRHQQLSQECLVGLGGGLAPHDREETGEDSTHSRPYSNGGSSSNLSDLDDIATLPDGLLFDLPLTPEEASEYCTLEMLGGGGGSGSAGSGGWSNQSSPEPSAVDWTEAARVKHEYILPENSLLTHTLLGSLPDNCSLHDIERITQNVVKSHLETCQYSSEELKKLTWNVYTPEETRSFQLKSAEWMWQQCALHITNAIQYVVEFAKRISGFMDLCQNDQIILLKAGCLEILLIRMCRAYNSSNNTMFFDGKFASPQLFKALGCADLVNAVFELAKSLSRLQLSDEEIALFSAAVLLAPDRRWLTDSQQVQKLQEKVYVALQHSLHMNGATTEKLDKMVSKLPQMKSICNLHIDKLDFFRLVHPETAYSFPPLYREVFGSEINFPDSTNS from the exons ATGAGAG ctCAAATTGAGGTTATACCATGCAAGATCTGTGGGGACAAATCCTCTGGGATTCACTATGGCGTTATTACATGTGAAGGGTGCAAG GGTTTTTTCCGACGCAGCCAGCAGAACAATGCCATGTACTCGTGTTCACGGCAGAGGAACTGTCTGATCGACCGAACCAACAGGAACCGGTGCCAACACTGTCGCCTGCAGAAGTGCCTGGCGCTCGGCATGAGCCGTGATG CGGTGAAGTTTGGCCGAATGTCAAAGAAACAGCGGGACAGCCTGTACGCAGAGGTGCAGCGACACCAGCAGCTGTCTCAGGAGTGCCTGGTGGGTTTGGGTGGTGGTCTAGCACCACATGACCGGGAAGAGACAGGTGAAGACAGCACACACAGCCGGCCGTACAGCAATGGAGGCTCCAGTTCCAACCTCAGCGACCTGGACGACATCGCCACGCTGCCCGACGGTTTGCTGTTCGACCTGCCGCTCACCCCAGAGGAGGCGAGCGAATACTGCACTCTGGAGATGCTCGGAGGCGGCGGAGGGTCCGGGAGTGCCGGAAGCGGAGGTTGGTCCAATCAGAGCTCTCCAGAGCCCAGCGCTGTAGATTGGACAGAAGCAGCGAGGGTGAAGCATGAGTATATCCTGCCTGAAAACAGTCTTCTTACGCACACTCTCCTGGGATCTCTACCAGACAACTGCTCTCTGCACGACATAG AGCGAATCACTCAAAACGTTGTGAAGTCTCACCTGGAGACGTGTCAGTACAGCTCAGAAGAGCTGAAGAAACTTACCTGGAACGTGTACACACCTGAAGAAACCCGCAGCTTTCAACTCAAG TCTGCAGAGTGGATGTGGCAGCAGTGCGCCCTGCACATTACAAACGCCATCCAGTACGTTGTAGAGTTTGCAAAGCGCATCTCTGGATTCATGGACCTCTGCCAGAACGACCAGATCATCCTGCTCAAAGCAG GATGTCTGGAGATCCTGCTGATCCGAATGTGCCGTGCTTACAACTCTTCAAACAACACTATGTTTTTTGATGGCAAGTTCGCCAGTCCTCAGCTCTTCAAAGCTCTCG GGTGTGCTGACCTGGTGAACGCAGTCTTTGAGTTGGCTAAAAGTCTGAGTCGACTTCAACTGAGTGATGAGGAAATCGCTTTATTCAGCGCTGCGGTTCTGCTGGCTCCAG ACCGGCGGTGGTTGACAGATTCTCAGCAGGTGCAGAAGCTCCAGGAGAAAGTCTACGTGGCTCTTCAGCACAGCCTGCACATGAACGGAGCCACTACTGAGAAACTGGATAAG ATGGTGTCCAAACTACCACAGATGAAGTCCATCTGTAACCTGCATATTGACAAGCTGGATTTCTTCCGCCTGGTTCACCCGGAAACAGCCTACAGCTTCCCGCCTCTCTACAGAGAAGTGTTCGGCAGCGAGATCAATTTCCCTGACTCCACCAACAGTTAG